From the genome of Homalodisca vitripennis isolate AUS2020 unplaced genomic scaffold, UT_GWSS_2.1 ScUCBcl_4857;HRSCAF=11278, whole genome shotgun sequence, one region includes:
- the LOC124373112 gene encoding zinc finger protein 513-like — translation MLTHTGEKPYKCSLCKYASTSSQNFKRHTLTHTDEKPYKCPLCDYGCNSSKELKIHILSHTGEKPYKCALCTYGCTTSRDLKAHILTHSGEKPYKCSLCNYGCARKWSLKLHILTHTDEKPYKCSQCNYGCTRRCYLKIHMFTHTGEKPHKCSLCNYGCTTSRDLKSHVLTHTGEKPFKCSLCNYACTKSGHLKRHALTHSCEKL, via the coding sequence ATGTTAACCCACACAGGCGAGAAACCCTACAAGTGTTCCCTTTGTAAATATGCATCTACatcaagtcaaaattttaaaagacataCTTTAACCCATACAGATGAGAAACCTTACAAGTGTCCCCTTTGCGACTATGGCTGTAATAgtagtaaagaattaaaaatacatatattatccCACACAGGTGAGAAGCCGTACAAATGTGCCCTGTGCACCTATGGCTGTACTACTAGTAGAGATTTAAAAGCACACATACTCACCCACTCAGGTGAGAAACCTTACAAGTGTTCTCTGTGCAACTATGGCTGTGCAAGAAAATGgtctttaaaattacatatactaACCCACACAGACGAGAAACCATACAAGTGTTCCCAGTGCAACTATGGTTGTACTAGaagatgttatttaaaaatccatatgTTTACCCACACAGGTGAAAAACCTCACAAGTGTTCCCTATGCAATTATGGATGTACTACTAGTAGAGATTTAAAAAGTCATGTATTAACCCACACAGGCGAGAAACCGTTCAAGTGTTCCCTGTGCAACTATGCCTGTACTAAAAGTGGACATCTAAAAAGACATGCATTAACTCACTCTTgtgaaaaactttaa